A region of Arabidopsis thaliana chromosome 5, partial sequence DNA encodes the following proteins:
- the GUS3 gene encoding glucuronidase 3 (glucuronidase 3 (GUS3); FUNCTIONS IN: beta-glucuronidase activity; INVOLVED IN: biological_process unknown; LOCATED IN: plant-type cell wall; EXPRESSED IN: 22 plant structures; EXPRESSED DURING: 11 growth stages; CONTAINS InterPro DOMAIN/s: Glycoside hydrolase family 79, N-terminal (InterPro:IPR005199); BEST Arabidopsis thaliana protein match is: glucuronidase 2 (TAIR:AT5G07830.1); Has 340 Blast hits to 334 proteins in 62 species: Archae - 0; Bacteria - 20; Metazoa - 169; Fungi - 0; Plants - 131; Viruses - 0; Other Eukaryotes - 20 (source: NCBI BLink).) encodes MAYRQILAIVLFLCVFQFLDCTVSSAVEENGTVFVYGRAAVGTIDEDFICATLDWWPPEKCDYGSCSWDHASILNLDLTIVVPISKNTAFAPLKIRIGGTLQDIVIYETPDSKQPCLPFTKNSSILFGYTQGCLPMRRWDELNAFFRKTGTKVIFGLNALSGRSIKSNGEAIGAWNYTNAESFIRFTAENNYTIDGWELGNELCGSGVGARVGANQYAIDTINLRNIVNRVYKNVSPMPLVIGPGGFFEVDWFTEYLNKAENSLNATTRHIYDLGPGVDEHLIEKILNPSYLDQEAKSFRSLKNIIKNSSTKAVAWVGESGGAYNSGRNLVSNAFVYSFWYLDQLGMASLYDTKTYCRQSLIGGNYGLLNTTNFTPNPDYYR; translated from the exons atgGCTTATCGTCAAATTTTGGCcatagttttgtttctttgtgtgtttcaatTCTTGGACTGCACTGTTAGCTCCGCCGTAGAAGAGAATGGGACTGTGTTTGTGTACGGAAGAGCCGCCGTTGGAACAATAGATGAAGACTTCATTTGCGCCACCTTAGACTGGTGGCCACCGGAGAAATGTGACTACGGCAGTTGTAGTTGGGACCATGCTTCAATTCTCAAtctg GATTTGACCATTGTTGTTCCAATTTCCAAAAACACAGCATTTGCTCCGTTGAAAATAAGAATAGGAGGAACATTACAAGACATAGTGATATATGAGACACCAGATTCGAAGCAACCATGTCTTCCTTTTACCAAAAACTCTTCAATTCTTTTTGGTTACACACAAGGATGTCTACCTATGCGTCGATGGGACGAGCTCAATGCCTTCTTTCGCAAAACCGG AACTAAAGTCATCTTCGGGCTGAATGCACTTTCTGGACGTTCCATAAAATCTAACGGTGAAGCCATAGGAGCCTGGAATTACACCAATGCTGAATCGTTCATCCGGTTTACAGCAGAGAACAATTACACCATCGACGGGTGGGAGCTCG GCAATGAGCTGTGTGGAAGTGGTGTTGGTGCACGAGTTGGTGCAAATCAATATGCTATAGACACCATAAATCTGCGAAACATTGTGAACCGGGTTTACAAGAATGTGAGTCCCATGCCGTTGGTGATAGGTCCGGGTGGCTTCTTTGAAGTTGATTGGTTCACAGAATACCTGAACAAAGCAGAAAACTCTCTCAATGCTACTACTCGACATATCTACGATCTCGGTCCAG GAGTCGATGAACATCTGATAGAAAAGATTCTAAACCCTTCATATCTGGACCAAGAGGCAAAAAGTTTTCGCAGTCTCAAGAACATAATCAAAAACTCCTCAACAAAGGCTGTGGCATGGGTTGGTGAGTCCGGTGGTGCCTACAACAGTGGGCGGAATCTTGTCTCTAATGCTTTCGTGTATAGTTTCTG GTACCTGGACCAGCTTGGTATGGCATCGCTTTATGATACAAAAACATACTGTAGACAGTCTCTGATCGGAGGAAACTATGGGCTGCTAAATACTACTAACTTCACACCAAATCCAGACTATTACAGGTAA
- the GUS3 gene encoding glucuronidase 3 (glucuronidase 3 (GUS3); FUNCTIONS IN: beta-glucuronidase activity; INVOLVED IN: biological_process unknown; LOCATED IN: plant-type cell wall; EXPRESSED IN: 22 plant structures; EXPRESSED DURING: 11 growth stages; CONTAINS InterPro DOMAIN/s: Glycoside hydrolase family 79, N-terminal (InterPro:IPR005199); BEST Arabidopsis thaliana protein match is: glucuronidase 2 (TAIR:AT5G07830.1); Has 360 Blast hits to 353 proteins in 64 species: Archae - 0; Bacteria - 24; Metazoa - 178; Fungi - 0; Plants - 131; Viruses - 0; Other Eukaryotes - 27 (source: NCBI BLink).), with product MAYRQILAIVLFLCVFQFLDCTVSSAVEENGTVFVYGRAAVGTIDEDFICATLDWWPPEKCDYGSCSWDHASILNLDLNNVILQNAIKAFAPLKIRIGGTLQDIVIYETPDSKQPCLPFTKNSSILFGYTQGCLPMRRWDELNAFFRKTGTKVIFGLNALSGRSIKSNGEAIGAWNYTNAESFIRFTAENNYTIDGWELGNELCGSGVGARVGANQYAIDTINLRNIVNRVYKNVSPMPLVIGPGGFFEVDWFTEYLNKAENSLNATTRHIYDLGPGVDEHLIEKILNPSYLDQEAKSFRSLKNIIKNSSTKAVAWVGESGGAYNSGRNLVSNAFVYSFWYLDQLGMASLYDTKTYCRQSLIGGNYGLLNTTNFTPNPDYYSALIWRQLMGRKALFTTFSGTKKIRSYTHCARQSKGITVLLMNLDNTTTVVAKVELNNSFSLRHTKHMKSYKRASSQLFGGPNGVIQREEYHLTAKDGNLHSQTMLLNGNALQVNSMGDLPPIEPIHINSTEPITIAPYSIVFVHMRNVVVPACA from the exons atgGCTTATCGTCAAATTTTGGCcatagttttgtttctttgtgtgtttcaatTCTTGGACTGCACTGTTAGCTCCGCCGTAGAAGAGAATGGGACTGTGTTTGTGTACGGAAGAGCCGCCGTTGGAACAATAGATGAAGACTTCATTTGCGCCACCTTAGACTGGTGGCCACCGGAGAAATGTGACTACGGCAGTTGTAGTTGGGACCATGCTTCAATTCTCAAtctg GATTTGAACAACGTTATTCTTCAAAATGCAATCAAAG CATTTGCTCCGTTGAAAATAAGAATAGGAGGAACATTACAAGACATAGTGATATATGAGACACCAGATTCGAAGCAACCATGTCTTCCTTTTACCAAAAACTCTTCAATTCTTTTTGGTTACACACAAGGATGTCTACCTATGCGTCGATGGGACGAGCTCAATGCCTTCTTTCGCAAAACCGG AACTAAAGTCATCTTCGGGCTGAATGCACTTTCTGGACGTTCCATAAAATCTAACGGTGAAGCCATAGGAGCCTGGAATTACACCAATGCTGAATCGTTCATCCGGTTTACAGCAGAGAACAATTACACCATCGACGGGTGGGAGCTCG GCAATGAGCTGTGTGGAAGTGGTGTTGGTGCACGAGTTGGTGCAAATCAATATGCTATAGACACCATAAATCTGCGAAACATTGTGAACCGGGTTTACAAGAATGTGAGTCCCATGCCGTTGGTGATAGGTCCGGGTGGCTTCTTTGAAGTTGATTGGTTCACAGAATACCTGAACAAAGCAGAAAACTCTCTCAATGCTACTACTCGACATATCTACGATCTCGGTCCAG GAGTCGATGAACATCTGATAGAAAAGATTCTAAACCCTTCATATCTGGACCAAGAGGCAAAAAGTTTTCGCAGTCTCAAGAACATAATCAAAAACTCCTCAACAAAGGCTGTGGCATGGGTTGGTGAGTCCGGTGGTGCCTACAACAGTGGGCGGAATCTTGTCTCTAATGCTTTCGTGTATAGTTTCTG GTACCTGGACCAGCTTGGTATGGCATCGCTTTATGATACAAAAACATACTGTAGACAGTCTCTGATCGGAGGAAACTATGGGCTGCTAAATACTACTAACTTCACACCAAATCCAGACTATTACAG TGCTCTGATCTGGCGACAACTTATGGGAAGAAAGGCATTGTTCACAACCTTTTCCGGAACCAAAAAGATACGTTCGTACACCCATTGTGCAAGACAATCG AAAGGGATCACAGTTTTACTGATGAACCTTGACAATACTACAACGGTTGTAGCGAAAGTAGAGTTAAATAACAGTTTCAGTCTGAGACATACAAAGCACATGAAGTCTTATAAAAGAGCAAGTTCCCAACTTTTTGGGGGTCCTAATGGAGTAATCCAAAGAGAAGAGTACCATTTGACAGCAAAGGATGGAAACCTACACAGTCAGACTATGCTACTCAACGGAAATGCTCTTCAGGTTAATTCGATGGGTGATTTACCTCCTATAGAGCCGATACATATAAATTCAACAGAGCCAATAACAATAGCTCCATATTCCATTGTGTTTGTGCATATGCGGAATGTTGTTGTACCTGCATGTGCTTAA
- the GUS3 gene encoding glucuronidase 3 (glucuronidase 3 (GUS3); FUNCTIONS IN: beta-glucuronidase activity; INVOLVED IN: biological_process unknown; LOCATED IN: plant-type cell wall; EXPRESSED IN: 22 plant structures; EXPRESSED DURING: 11 growth stages; CONTAINS InterPro DOMAIN/s: Glycoside hydrolase family 79, N-terminal (InterPro:IPR005199); BEST Arabidopsis thaliana protein match is: glucuronidase 1 (TAIR:AT5G61250.1); Has 353 Blast hits to 349 proteins in 64 species: Archae - 0; Bacteria - 24; Metazoa - 175; Fungi - 0; Plants - 128; Viruses - 0; Other Eukaryotes - 26 (source: NCBI BLink).) — translation MRRWDELNAFFRKTGTKVIFGLNALSGRSIKSNGEAIGAWNYTNAESFIRFTAENNYTIDGWELGNELCGSGVGARVGANQYAIDTINLRNIVNRVYKNVSPMPLVIGPGGFFEVDWFTEYLNKAENSLNATTRHIYDLGPGVDEHLIEKILNPSYLDQEAKSFRSLKNIIKNSSTKAVAWVGESGGAYNSGRNLVSNAFVYSFWYLDQLGMASLYDTKTYCRQSLIGGNYGLLNTTNFTPNPDYYSALIWRQLMGRKALFTTFSGTKKIRSYTHCARQSKGITVLLMNLDNTTTVVAKVELNNSFSLRHTKHMKSYKRASSQLFGGPNGVIQREEYHLTAKDGNLHSQTMLLNGNALQVNSMGDLPPIEPIHINSTEPITIAPYSIVFVHMRNVVVPACA, via the exons ATGCGTCGATGGGACGAGCTCAATGCCTTCTTTCGCAAAACCGG AACTAAAGTCATCTTCGGGCTGAATGCACTTTCTGGACGTTCCATAAAATCTAACGGTGAAGCCATAGGAGCCTGGAATTACACCAATGCTGAATCGTTCATCCGGTTTACAGCAGAGAACAATTACACCATCGACGGGTGGGAGCTCG GCAATGAGCTGTGTGGAAGTGGTGTTGGTGCACGAGTTGGTGCAAATCAATATGCTATAGACACCATAAATCTGCGAAACATTGTGAACCGGGTTTACAAGAATGTGAGTCCCATGCCGTTGGTGATAGGTCCGGGTGGCTTCTTTGAAGTTGATTGGTTCACAGAATACCTGAACAAAGCAGAAAACTCTCTCAATGCTACTACTCGACATATCTACGATCTCGGTCCAG GAGTCGATGAACATCTGATAGAAAAGATTCTAAACCCTTCATATCTGGACCAAGAGGCAAAAAGTTTTCGCAGTCTCAAGAACATAATCAAAAACTCCTCAACAAAGGCTGTGGCATGGGTTGGTGAGTCCGGTGGTGCCTACAACAGTGGGCGGAATCTTGTCTCTAATGCTTTCGTGTATAGTTTCTG GTACCTGGACCAGCTTGGTATGGCATCGCTTTATGATACAAAAACATACTGTAGACAGTCTCTGATCGGAGGAAACTATGGGCTGCTAAATACTACTAACTTCACACCAAATCCAGACTATTACAG TGCTCTGATCTGGCGACAACTTATGGGAAGAAAGGCATTGTTCACAACCTTTTCCGGAACCAAAAAGATACGTTCGTACACCCATTGTGCAAGACAATCG AAAGGGATCACAGTTTTACTGATGAACCTTGACAATACTACAACGGTTGTAGCGAAAGTAGAGTTAAATAACAGTTTCAGTCTGAGACATACAAAGCACATGAAGTCTTATAAAAGAGCAAGTTCCCAACTTTTTGGGGGTCCTAATGGAGTAATCCAAAGAGAAGAGTACCATTTGACAGCAAAGGATGGAAACCTACACAGTCAGACTATGCTACTCAACGGAAATGCTCTTCAGGTTAATTCGATGGGTGATTTACCTCCTATAGAGCCGATACATATAAATTCAACAGAGCCAATAACAATAGCTCCATATTCCATTGTGTTTGTGCATATGCGGAATGTTGTTGTACCTGCATGTGCTTAA
- the GUS3 gene encoding glucuronidase 3, with product MPLVIGPGGFFEVDWFTEYLNKAENSLNATTRHIYDLGPGVDEHLIEKILNPSYLDQEAKSFRSLKNIIKNSSTKAVAWVGESGGAYNSGRNLVSNAFVYSFWYLDQLGMASLYDTKTYCRQSLIGGNYGLLNTTNFTPNPDYYSALIWRQLMGRKALFTTFSGTKKIRSYTHCARQSKGITVLLMNLDNTTTVVAKVELNNSFSLRHTKHMKSYKRASSQLFGGPNGVIQREEYHLTAKDGNLHSQTMLLNGNALQVNSMGDLPPIEPIHINSTEPITIAPYSIVFVHMRNVVVPACA from the exons ATGCCGTTGGTGATAGGTCCGGGTGGCTTCTTTGAAGTTGATTGGTTCACAGAATACCTGAACAAAGCAGAAAACTCTCTCAATGCTACTACTCGACATATCTACGATCTCGGTCCAG GAGTCGATGAACATCTGATAGAAAAGATTCTAAACCCTTCATATCTGGACCAAGAGGCAAAAAGTTTTCGCAGTCTCAAGAACATAATCAAAAACTCCTCAACAAAGGCTGTGGCATGGGTTGGTGAGTCCGGTGGTGCCTACAACAGTGGGCGGAATCTTGTCTCTAATGCTTTCGTGTATAGTTTCTG GTACCTGGACCAGCTTGGTATGGCATCGCTTTATGATACAAAAACATACTGTAGACAGTCTCTGATCGGAGGAAACTATGGGCTGCTAAATACTACTAACTTCACACCAAATCCAGACTATTACAG TGCTCTGATCTGGCGACAACTTATGGGAAGAAAGGCATTGTTCACAACCTTTTCCGGAACCAAAAAGATACGTTCGTACACCCATTGTGCAAGACAATCG AAAGGGATCACAGTTTTACTGATGAACCTTGACAATACTACAACGGTTGTAGCGAAAGTAGAGTTAAATAACAGTTTCAGTCTGAGACATACAAAGCACATGAAGTCTTATAAAAGAGCAAGTTCCCAACTTTTTGGGGGTCCTAATGGAGTAATCCAAAGAGAAGAGTACCATTTGACAGCAAAGGATGGAAACCTACACAGTCAGACTATGCTACTCAACGGAAATGCTCTTCAGGTTAATTCGATGGGTGATTTACCTCCTATAGAGCCGATACATATAAATTCAACAGAGCCAATAACAATAGCTCCATATTCCATTGTGTTTGTGCATATGCGGAATGTTGTTGTACCTGCATGTGCTTAA